In the genome of Myxococcus stipitatus, one region contains:
- the thrS gene encoding threonine--tRNA ligase codes for MERCASWSELTTARLFAPPSPAGAAVHSLSAPSGKALHAFPHTETQHMLDEHDHRALGQRLDLFHLQEEAPGMVFWHPRGFQLYRLLEEHVRQRMRREGYLEVRSPQIYAQPLWERSGHWENFRENMFLIQDGARHLGIKPVNCPGHIEMVQRMAPSYRDLPLRLGEFGLVHRSEPGGALHGLFRLRQFTQDDGHIFCAPEQVVEEVVHFVRSLKEFYAGFGFEDVQVAFSDRPQARAGSDALWDQAEEWLASAAKQAGLDFKLQPGQGAFYGPKLEFVLKDRLGREWQCGTIQLDLVLPERFDLRYQDASGARVRPVMLHRALLGSLERFIGVLLEHHGGSLPAWLAPEQVVVAPVGQAAVDYAQRFASVLRRAGCRVRVDVRDESLSRKVLDSHQAGVPWLAVVGAREVEAGSVRLRPRQGAQKDASWDEAVAELRAACGLDSDA; via the coding sequence GTGGAGCGGTGCGCGTCGTGGAGTGAGCTGACGACCGCACGGCTTTTCGCCCCGCCTTCTCCGGCCGGGGCAGCCGTGCACTCGCTCAGTGCTCCGTCCGGCAAGGCACTTCACGCTTTTCCGCACACGGAGACGCAGCACATGCTCGACGAACACGACCACCGCGCCCTGGGCCAACGCCTGGACCTCTTCCACCTGCAGGAGGAGGCCCCTGGCATGGTCTTCTGGCACCCGCGAGGCTTCCAACTCTATCGCCTGCTGGAGGAGCACGTCCGGCAGCGCATGCGGCGCGAGGGCTACCTCGAGGTCCGCTCGCCGCAAATCTACGCCCAGCCGCTGTGGGAGCGCAGCGGCCACTGGGAGAACTTCCGCGAGAACATGTTCCTCATCCAGGACGGCGCTCGCCACCTGGGCATCAAGCCCGTCAACTGCCCCGGTCACATCGAGATGGTGCAGCGCATGGCCCCCAGCTACCGGGACCTGCCGCTGCGGCTCGGAGAGTTCGGGCTGGTGCACCGCAGCGAGCCCGGAGGCGCGTTGCACGGCCTGTTCCGCCTGCGTCAGTTCACGCAAGACGACGGGCACATCTTCTGTGCCCCCGAGCAGGTGGTGGAGGAGGTCGTCCACTTCGTCCGCTCGCTGAAGGAGTTCTACGCGGGCTTCGGCTTCGAGGACGTCCAGGTCGCCTTCTCCGACAGGCCCCAGGCTCGCGCGGGCAGCGATGCCTTGTGGGACCAGGCGGAGGAGTGGCTCGCCTCCGCGGCGAAGCAGGCCGGGCTGGACTTCAAGCTCCAGCCGGGACAGGGGGCCTTCTACGGACCGAAGCTGGAGTTCGTCCTCAAGGACAGGCTGGGGCGCGAGTGGCAGTGCGGGACGATTCAGCTCGACCTCGTCCTGCCCGAGCGCTTCGACCTGCGCTACCAGGACGCCTCCGGCGCGCGCGTCCGTCCGGTGATGCTTCACCGGGCGCTGCTCGGCAGTCTGGAGCGCTTCATCGGCGTGCTGCTGGAGCACCACGGGGGCTCGCTCCCCGCGTGGCTGGCTCCCGAGCAGGTCGTCGTCGCCCCCGTCGGACAGGCGGCGGTGGACTACGCGCAGCGCTTCGCCTCCGTGCTCCGGCGCGCGGGCTGCCGCGTCCGCGTGGATGTCCGCGACGAGTCGCTGTCCCGCAAGGTGCTGGACTCGCATCAAGCGGGGGTCCCGTGGCTCGCGGTGGTGGGCGCGCGGGAAGTCGAGGCGGGCTCGGTCCGCCTGCGTCCTCGCCAGGGCGCGCAGAAGGACGCGTCCTGGGACGAAGCCGTCGCGGAGCTGCGAGCCGCGTGCGGACTCGACTCCGACGCTTGA
- a CDS encoding methylase codes for MSTLDAKTRGRTSPGRLRALDAYLCRFEPGLLTRTDGPWAHGVFVDVGFGEHPWTTLESAEAFRSLHPELSVVGVELDAARAQAAQVHAGPRTHFRQGGFELPLTTDEPARLMRAMNVLRQGPVERVPEVHHTLGRFLLPSGLLIEGSADPEGSVLTAHLLRRPSDDADLPPTREALLFHTTFRHGFAPWQFRDWLPRDLRRRVRPGEPMHDFFQAWNEVWQHARDTGYSLPADAFRESVTRLASRVSGVVVDSWLLDSGYLVWRPEGGIPP; via the coding sequence ATGTCCACGCTCGACGCGAAGACGCGGGGGCGCACCTCTCCGGGGCGCCTGCGCGCACTGGATGCCTACCTGTGCCGCTTCGAGCCGGGCCTTCTCACGCGCACCGACGGACCCTGGGCCCACGGTGTCTTCGTCGACGTGGGCTTCGGTGAGCACCCGTGGACCACGCTGGAGAGCGCGGAGGCATTCCGTTCGCTCCACCCGGAGCTCTCCGTGGTCGGCGTGGAGCTGGACGCCGCGAGAGCCCAGGCCGCGCAAGTCCACGCGGGGCCTCGAACCCACTTCCGTCAGGGCGGCTTCGAGCTTCCGCTCACGACGGACGAACCCGCCCGGCTCATGCGGGCCATGAACGTGCTGCGTCAGGGCCCCGTCGAGCGCGTCCCCGAGGTCCACCACACCCTCGGCCGCTTCCTCCTCCCCTCGGGCCTGCTCATCGAGGGCAGCGCCGACCCGGAGGGCTCGGTGCTCACCGCGCACCTGCTGCGCCGTCCCTCCGACGACGCGGACCTCCCACCCACGCGCGAGGCCCTGCTCTTCCACACCACCTTCCGCCACGGCTTCGCCCCCTGGCAGTTCCGCGACTGGCTGCCGCGAGACCTCCGCCGCCGCGTGCGCCCCGGAGAGCCCATGCACGACTTCTTCCAGGCATGGAACGAGGTCTGGCAACACGCCCGTGACACCGGTTACAGCCTCCCCGCCGACGCCTTCCGCGAGTCCGTCACGCGCCTGGCCTCGCGGGTGAGCGGGGTGGTGGTGGACTCCTGGCTGCTCGACTCGGGCTACCTCGTGTGGAGGCCCGAGGGAGGCATCCCTCCCTGA
- a CDS encoding carbamoyl-phosphate synthase, with translation MKRHILSLLTAGLAAGTAMLASTQASAVMARAQAPARGTSSRSRRTGDVERLETPQVEAEQVKVEQAVRGREEHRPPVLLFSASFYGTLAAARCFGRNGIDVTVADPGKLGPASWSRFVGRRVQCPPESQPEDFLAWLLDFGRTESRRHVLYPTSDELAWLVSVHAEELSKYFHLYDPGVEAVYGLLNKRRLFEAGQQAGLTLPRTWFPESEADLEAISREARFPVLIKPTTQILYSTHRKGLPVAEPSQLVEEYRAFARDGYAPMLVAFDPAVARPMVQEFHPEAAQGIYSLSGFVDETGDVFEVRGAMKVLQRPRRLGVGVCFESAPVRQDLADGLKRLCQKLSYHGVFEVEFIQTKDSFLLIDFNPRYYGQMGFDIARGLPLPLMAYHAAVGDTDALGDVVAAARAWQGKGEVFCNRIALEMLLNLQRLSGALPADEARQWRRWLQSHRDVAVDPLIDSDDMMPSAVEVAQILYGSARHPRAFLRMMVLNR, from the coding sequence ATGAAACGACACATTCTCTCACTCCTCACCGCCGGGCTTGCCGCGGGCACCGCGATGCTCGCTTCGACGCAGGCCTCCGCCGTCATGGCGAGGGCCCAGGCCCCGGCGCGAGGAACGTCCTCGCGCTCGCGCAGGACCGGGGATGTGGAAAGACTGGAGACACCACAGGTGGAGGCAGAACAGGTGAAGGTGGAGCAGGCGGTGCGCGGACGCGAGGAGCACCGTCCGCCGGTGCTGCTCTTCTCCGCGAGCTTCTATGGCACGCTCGCCGCCGCGCGCTGCTTCGGGCGCAACGGAATCGACGTCACGGTGGCGGACCCCGGGAAGCTGGGCCCCGCGAGCTGGTCCCGCTTCGTCGGGCGCCGTGTGCAGTGTCCTCCCGAGTCCCAGCCCGAGGATTTCCTCGCGTGGCTGCTGGACTTCGGCCGGACGGAGTCCCGGCGGCACGTGCTGTACCCGACGAGCGACGAGCTGGCGTGGCTGGTCTCCGTCCACGCCGAGGAGCTCTCGAAGTACTTCCACCTCTATGACCCCGGCGTGGAGGCGGTGTACGGGCTGCTCAACAAGCGCAGGCTCTTCGAGGCGGGCCAGCAGGCCGGCCTGACGCTGCCGCGCACCTGGTTCCCCGAGTCGGAGGCGGACCTGGAGGCCATCTCGCGCGAGGCCCGCTTCCCGGTCCTCATCAAGCCGACGACGCAGATTCTCTACTCCACGCACCGGAAGGGCCTGCCGGTGGCGGAGCCCTCGCAGCTCGTCGAGGAGTACCGCGCCTTCGCTCGCGATGGGTACGCGCCCATGCTGGTAGCCTTCGACCCGGCCGTCGCGCGCCCCATGGTGCAGGAGTTCCATCCGGAGGCCGCGCAGGGCATCTACAGCCTGTCGGGCTTCGTGGACGAGACGGGCGACGTGTTCGAGGTGCGCGGCGCCATGAAGGTGCTCCAGCGTCCGCGCCGGCTGGGCGTGGGCGTGTGCTTCGAGTCCGCTCCCGTGCGTCAGGACCTGGCGGACGGACTCAAGCGCCTGTGCCAGAAGCTGAGCTACCACGGCGTGTTCGAGGTGGAGTTCATCCAGACGAAGGACTCGTTCCTCCTCATCGACTTCAACCCCCGCTACTACGGGCAGATGGGCTTCGACATCGCCCGGGGCCTGCCGCTGCCGCTCATGGCGTACCACGCGGCGGTGGGGGACACGGACGCGCTCGGGGACGTGGTGGCCGCGGCGCGCGCGTGGCAGGGCAAGGGCGAGGTGTTCTGCAACCGCATCGCCCTGGAGATGCTGCTCAACCTCCAGCGGCTGTCCGGCGCGCTCCCCGCGGACGAGGCCCGTCAGTGGCGCCGCTGGCTGCAGTCCCACCGGGACGTGGCGGTGGACCCGCTCATCGACTCGGATGACATGATGCCCTCGGCGGTGGAGGTGGCGCAGATTCTCTACGGCTCCGCGCGCCACCCCCGGGCCTTCCTCCGGATGATGGTGCTCAACCGGTAG
- the purL gene encoding phosphoribosylformylglycinamidine synthase: MSSMHFLRGAPVLSEFRLAKLLAQCREQVPSVSSVYAEHVHFLDAPEPLSADEQAMLGRLLEYGPKVPSGERAGSLLLVVPRPGTISPWSSKATDIAHNCGLGAKVRRMERGTAYYVAGPGGAALDAAQVKRLESVLHDRMTQAVLGRMEDAAVLFSEHSPRPLTTVDILGGGRGALSTANRELGLALADDEIDYLVARFLELKRNPTDVELMMFAQANSEHCRHKIFNASWTLDGKPQERSLFQAIKNTYAKNKEGVLSAYKDNAAVIEGFEVDRFFPDADSGEWKTVREPAHIMIKVETHNHPTAISPYPGAATGAGGEIRDEGATGRGAKPKAGLTGFTVSHLRIPGFPQPWEQAYGKPDRIVSALDIMIDGPLGGAAFNNEFGRPNLNGYFRSFESQVATPDGVEVRGYHKPIMIAGGLGNIRAPHVQKGQLRPGDKLIVLGGPSMLIGLGGGAASSMAQGASAADLDFASVQRDNAEMERRCQQVIDLCCALGDKNPIRSIHDVGAGGLSNALPELAHDNALGGKLELRAVPNAEPGMSPLEIWCNEAQERYVLGVAPEDLPRFAAFCERERAPFAVLGDATESQVLKLSDARLGTPPIDLPMDVLFGKPPRMHRDAASRPLALAPLSLPGDVKAMAERVLSHPTVADKSFLITIGDRSVSGLVARDQMVGPWQVAVADCAVTLSTVTSTTGEAMSMGERTPLAVVDAAASARMAVGEALTNIAAARIGKLSDVKLSANWMAAAGSPGEDAQLYAAVNAVGMELCPALGLTIPVGKDSMSMRTVWQDGGERKAVTSPVSLIISAFAPVVDVRQSLTPQLVDVAEDTRLLFIDLARGKQRLGGSVLAQTHAQMGPDVPDVEDPALLSGFFAAVQTLNAEGKLLAYHDRSDGGLWATLCEMAFAGHCGVDVDLAGLGGNAVAALFNEELGAVVQVRASDVARVREVLGQQGLGKDCHELGRPTASLDVRVRQGTQVLLREGTMDLRRVWSRVSYELQKLRDNPTCAEQEFAAKCDAADPGLSPRLTFDASVDVAAPFVAKGARPRVAVLREQGVNSQQEMAAAFTRAGFLAVDVHMSDILAGRVSLKDFHGVLACGGFSYGDVLGAGGGWAKSILFNPRARDEFAAFFARPDSFGLGICNGCQMMSGLKDIIPGAEHFPRFVRNASEQYEARLGTVEIARTPSLFYQGMEGSRMLIAVAHGEGRAEFSDEAEGVRVNGSGFITTRWVDNRGQIASTYPANPNGSPHGIAGVTTRDGRFTVTMPHPERVHRTVQYSWRPREWTADEGPWMRMFRNARAWLG, translated from the coding sequence GATGCTCGGCCGTCTCCTGGAGTACGGCCCGAAGGTGCCCTCGGGCGAGCGCGCGGGCAGCCTGCTCCTGGTCGTCCCCCGGCCCGGCACCATCTCCCCATGGTCCTCGAAGGCGACCGACATCGCCCACAACTGCGGCCTGGGCGCGAAGGTGCGCCGGATGGAGCGCGGCACCGCGTACTACGTCGCGGGCCCGGGCGGCGCGGCGCTGGACGCGGCGCAGGTGAAGCGCCTGGAGTCGGTGCTGCATGACCGGATGACGCAGGCCGTGCTGGGACGGATGGAGGACGCGGCCGTCCTCTTCTCCGAGCACTCGCCGCGTCCGCTCACCACGGTGGACATCCTCGGCGGTGGCCGAGGGGCGCTCTCGACGGCGAACCGCGAGCTGGGCCTGGCCCTGGCGGACGATGAAATCGACTACCTGGTCGCGCGCTTCCTCGAGCTGAAGCGCAACCCGACGGACGTCGAGTTGATGATGTTCGCGCAGGCCAACAGCGAGCACTGCCGGCACAAGATCTTCAACGCGAGCTGGACGCTGGATGGCAAGCCGCAGGAGCGCTCGCTCTTCCAGGCCATCAAGAACACCTACGCGAAGAACAAGGAGGGCGTGCTCTCCGCCTACAAGGACAACGCGGCGGTCATCGAGGGCTTCGAGGTGGACCGCTTCTTCCCGGACGCCGACTCCGGCGAGTGGAAGACGGTGCGCGAGCCGGCGCACATCATGATCAAGGTGGAGACGCACAACCACCCGACGGCGATTTCGCCGTACCCGGGCGCGGCCACCGGCGCGGGCGGCGAGATTCGCGACGAGGGGGCCACCGGCCGAGGCGCGAAGCCCAAGGCGGGCCTGACGGGCTTCACCGTCAGCCACCTGCGCATCCCGGGCTTCCCCCAGCCGTGGGAGCAGGCCTACGGCAAGCCCGACCGCATCGTCTCCGCGCTGGACATCATGATTGATGGCCCGCTGGGCGGCGCCGCGTTCAACAACGAGTTCGGCCGTCCCAACCTCAACGGCTACTTCCGCAGCTTCGAGTCGCAGGTCGCAACGCCCGACGGCGTGGAGGTGCGCGGCTACCACAAGCCCATCATGATTGCCGGTGGGCTCGGCAACATCCGCGCGCCGCACGTGCAGAAGGGGCAGCTGCGGCCGGGGGACAAGCTCATCGTCCTGGGTGGGCCATCCATGCTCATCGGCCTGGGTGGTGGCGCGGCGTCCTCCATGGCGCAGGGCGCGAGCGCGGCGGACCTCGACTTCGCCTCCGTGCAGCGCGACAACGCGGAGATGGAGCGGCGCTGCCAGCAGGTCATCGACCTGTGCTGCGCGCTGGGCGACAAGAACCCCATCCGCTCCATCCACGACGTGGGCGCGGGCGGCCTGTCCAACGCGCTGCCGGAGCTGGCCCACGACAACGCGCTGGGCGGCAAGCTGGAGCTGCGCGCGGTGCCCAACGCGGAGCCGGGCATGTCCCCGCTCGAAATCTGGTGCAACGAGGCGCAGGAGCGCTACGTGCTGGGCGTCGCGCCCGAGGACCTGCCTCGCTTCGCGGCCTTCTGCGAGCGCGAGCGCGCGCCCTTCGCGGTGCTGGGCGACGCCACCGAGTCCCAGGTGCTGAAGCTGTCCGACGCGCGGCTGGGCACGCCGCCCATCGACCTGCCGATGGACGTGCTCTTCGGCAAGCCGCCGCGCATGCACCGCGACGCGGCGTCGCGTCCGCTCGCGCTGGCGCCGCTGTCCCTGCCCGGCGACGTGAAGGCGATGGCCGAGCGCGTGCTGAGCCACCCGACGGTGGCGGACAAGTCCTTCCTCATCACCATCGGCGACCGCTCCGTGTCGGGCCTGGTGGCTCGGGACCAGATGGTGGGGCCGTGGCAGGTCGCCGTGGCGGACTGCGCGGTGACGCTCTCCACCGTGACGAGCACCACCGGCGAGGCGATGTCCATGGGCGAGCGCACGCCGCTGGCCGTGGTGGACGCGGCCGCCTCCGCGCGCATGGCGGTGGGTGAGGCGCTCACTAACATCGCCGCGGCGCGCATCGGCAAGCTGTCCGATGTGAAGCTGTCCGCGAACTGGATGGCCGCGGCCGGCAGCCCCGGCGAGGACGCGCAGCTCTACGCCGCCGTCAACGCGGTGGGCATGGAGCTGTGCCCCGCGCTGGGCCTCACGATTCCCGTGGGCAAGGACTCCATGTCCATGCGCACCGTCTGGCAGGACGGCGGTGAGCGAAAGGCCGTGACGTCCCCGGTGTCGCTCATCATCTCCGCGTTCGCGCCCGTCGTGGACGTGCGCCAGTCGCTCACGCCGCAGCTGGTGGACGTGGCCGAGGACACGCGCCTTCTCTTCATCGACCTGGCGCGCGGCAAGCAGCGGCTGGGCGGCTCCGTGCTCGCGCAGACCCACGCGCAGATGGGGCCGGACGTGCCCGACGTGGAGGACCCCGCGCTGCTGAGCGGCTTCTTCGCGGCGGTGCAGACGCTCAACGCCGAGGGCAAGCTCCTGGCCTACCACGACCGCTCCGACGGCGGCCTGTGGGCCACGCTCTGCGAGATGGCCTTCGCGGGCCACTGCGGCGTCGACGTGGACCTCGCGGGCCTGGGCGGCAACGCCGTGGCGGCCCTCTTCAACGAGGAGCTGGGCGCGGTGGTGCAGGTGCGCGCCTCGGATGTGGCGCGCGTGCGCGAGGTGCTGGGCCAGCAGGGCCTGGGGAAGGACTGCCACGAGCTGGGCCGGCCCACGGCCTCGCTGGACGTGCGCGTCCGTCAGGGCACCCAGGTGCTGCTGCGCGAAGGCACCATGGACCTTCGGCGCGTCTGGTCCCGCGTCAGCTACGAGCTCCAGAAGCTGCGCGACAACCCCACCTGCGCGGAGCAGGAGTTCGCGGCCAAGTGCGACGCGGCGGACCCGGGCCTGTCGCCCCGGCTGACGTTCGACGCCTCGGTGGACGTGGCCGCTCCCTTCGTCGCGAAGGGCGCGCGTCCTCGCGTGGCGGTGCTGCGCGAGCAGGGCGTCAACAGCCAGCAGGAGATGGCGGCGGCCTTCACGCGCGCGGGCTTCCTCGCGGTGGATGTCCACATGAGCGACATCCTCGCGGGCCGCGTGTCGCTGAAGGACTTCCACGGCGTGCTGGCGTGTGGCGGCTTCTCCTACGGCGACGTGCTGGGCGCGGGAGGCGGCTGGGCGAAGTCCATCCTCTTCAACCCCCGTGCTCGCGACGAGTTCGCGGCCTTCTTCGCGCGCCCGGACAGCTTCGGCCTGGGAATCTGCAACGGCTGCCAGATGATGTCCGGCCTGAAGGACATCATCCCCGGCGCGGAGCACTTCCCGCGCTTCGTGCGCAACGCCTCCGAGCAGTACGAGGCGCGCCTGGGGACGGTGGAGATTGCCCGCACCCCGTCGCTCTTCTATCAGGGCATGGAGGGCAGCCGGATGCTCATCGCCGTGGCGCACGGCGAGGGCCGCGCGGAGTTCTCTGACGAGGCCGAGGGCGTCCGCGTCAACGGCTCGGGCTTCATCACCACGCGCTGGGTGGACAACCGGGGGCAGATTGCCTCGACGTACCCCGCCAACCCCAACGGCTCGCCCCACGGCATCGCCGGCGTGACGACGCGCGACGGACGCTTCACGGTGACGATGCCGCATCCGGAGCGCGTCCACCGGACGGTGCAGTACTCCTGGCGGCCCCGTGAGTGGACGGCCGACGAGGGGCCCTGGATGCGGATGTTCCGCAACGCTCGCGCCTGGCTGGGCTGA
- a CDS encoding CBS domain-containing protein translates to MRIFELMTKNVETIEADESLRVAALRMRTCNIGALPVTENGQLVGMLTDRDITVRSTALGQHPEHTRVREVMTTAVITCHPDATLGVAEQLMEDKMVRRLLIVDEARNLLGILSLDDLATVPAEVLRAGSVLEHLRHA, encoded by the coding sequence ATGCGGATTTTCGAGCTGATGACGAAGAACGTGGAGACCATCGAAGCCGACGAGTCGCTTCGCGTCGCGGCCCTCAGGATGCGCACGTGCAACATCGGCGCGCTTCCCGTCACCGAGAACGGGCAGCTCGTGGGCATGCTGACGGACCGGGACATCACCGTCCGGTCCACGGCCCTGGGACAGCACCCGGAGCACACGCGGGTCCGCGAGGTCATGACGACCGCGGTCATCACCTGTCATCCCGACGCGACGCTGGGGGTCGCCGAGCAGCTCATGGAAGACAAGATGGTGCGCCGGCTGCTCATCGTGGACGAGGCGCGCAACCTCCTGGGCATCCTGAGCCTGGATGACTTGGCCACCGTCCCCGCCGAAGTCCTGCGCGCGGGCTCCGTGCTGGAGCACCTGCGCCACGCCTAG
- the msrB gene encoding peptide-methionine (R)-S-oxide reductase MsrB, which translates to MVDKLTLSDAQWRERLTPEEFNVLRKHGTERPGSGCFLGTKTPGTYVCAGCGNPLFKSGTKFESGTGWPSFTQTVGPDSVAEIEDHSYGMTRTEVRCARCDGHLGHVFPDGPPPTGLRYCMNSVAMKHVPEGQPLELVRA; encoded by the coding sequence ATGGTCGACAAGCTCACCCTCAGCGATGCGCAGTGGCGCGAGCGGCTGACGCCCGAGGAGTTCAACGTCCTGCGGAAGCACGGCACCGAGCGCCCCGGCTCGGGCTGTTTCCTGGGCACCAAGACACCGGGCACCTATGTGTGCGCCGGGTGTGGCAACCCGCTGTTCAAGTCGGGGACCAAGTTCGAGTCCGGCACGGGCTGGCCGTCGTTCACCCAGACAGTGGGCCCGGACTCCGTCGCGGAAATCGAGGACCACTCGTACGGCATGACGCGCACCGAGGTGCGCTGCGCCCGCTGCGACGGCCACCTGGGACACGTGTTCCCGGACGGCCCGCCGCCCACGGGGCTGCGCTACTGCATGAACTCGGTGGCGATGAAGCACGTCCCCGAAGGCCAGCCGCTGGAGCTGGTCCGGGCGTAG
- a CDS encoding OPT/YSL family transporter translates to MAHPAQPLPSSEPPSSSNPASPDSVQPRFGWLPPIGSWKYHVLLSAVALLILGPLGGIAASYMNFSVGFFIGGQVLAGILGSAVTYGYGAEGKHGANYMQTMAASVASLCAMSVLIQAMVWMGMDMPPAWHLMLFVGCVGMFAVGVGMLYTPLLVDKLQLDYPSGFAVANILRALTDKRLLKASISKLGGGSLLGAGAAWLTEKVAFFAAISTSAATFGGGMIVGSRITVPAMVMAVLGAWQLPSLREIGWLGASDPFRKVGFLIGLAMICGAAVVDLALLAGQALARIRARANVEERHEPAWKKVNMPRLLAWVVGWGAATLLVGTLVLGQPVVWLLFGLGLALLFVLINGISYGITDQNPISSAFVISIMLMSLMGLKNPLVALMAATILLISTSVGCDMQQDRSTGWRLGTNRNIQFRYQVMGVIMGAMLCVGLARVFMTAYPTLAINQLDNPNVPVGQWGSAMTYKLVGAIRDLGSLSDAKVKAMLYGLGIGFVIQVLRKVVNGHAGYQRYIKSSRAGFALGWTMDSIVLASPYALSFGGFVAFPAAMWFGAGGVIASVWNTVTKKLAPPASGSPAEGEALPEDMSTMSLVGGGLIAGESLFFLIVGLVGLASLLA, encoded by the coding sequence ATGGCACATCCCGCCCAGCCGCTCCCGTCCTCGGAGCCCCCCTCGTCCTCGAACCCCGCGTCCCCCGACTCCGTCCAACCGCGCTTCGGCTGGCTGCCCCCCATCGGGTCGTGGAAATACCATGTGTTGCTCAGCGCCGTGGCGCTGCTCATCCTGGGGCCGCTGGGTGGCATCGCCGCCTCGTACATGAACTTCAGCGTGGGCTTCTTCATCGGCGGCCAGGTGCTCGCGGGCATCCTCGGCAGCGCCGTGACGTACGGCTACGGCGCGGAAGGCAAGCACGGCGCCAACTACATGCAGACGATGGCCGCCTCGGTGGCCTCGCTGTGCGCCATGTCCGTGCTCATCCAGGCCATGGTGTGGATGGGCATGGACATGCCGCCCGCCTGGCACCTGATGCTCTTCGTCGGCTGCGTGGGCATGTTCGCGGTGGGCGTCGGCATGCTCTACACGCCGCTGCTCGTCGACAAGCTCCAGCTCGACTACCCGTCCGGCTTCGCGGTGGCCAACATCCTGCGCGCACTGACGGACAAGCGCCTGCTCAAGGCCTCCATCTCCAAGCTGGGGGGCGGCTCGCTCCTGGGCGCCGGCGCCGCGTGGCTGACGGAGAAGGTCGCGTTCTTCGCCGCCATCAGCACCAGCGCCGCCACGTTCGGCGGCGGCATGATTGTCGGCAGCCGCATCACCGTCCCCGCCATGGTGATGGCCGTGCTGGGCGCGTGGCAGCTGCCCTCCCTGCGCGAAATCGGCTGGCTGGGCGCCTCGGACCCGTTCCGCAAGGTGGGCTTCCTCATCGGCCTCGCGATGATTTGCGGCGCGGCGGTGGTGGACCTCGCGTTGCTCGCGGGACAGGCGCTCGCGCGCATCCGCGCCCGGGCGAACGTGGAGGAGCGCCACGAGCCCGCGTGGAAGAAGGTCAACATGCCCCGGCTCCTGGCCTGGGTGGTGGGCTGGGGCGCGGCGACGCTGCTGGTGGGCACGCTGGTGCTGGGTCAGCCAGTGGTCTGGCTCCTGTTCGGCCTGGGCCTGGCGCTGCTCTTCGTGCTCATCAACGGCATCTCCTACGGCATCACCGACCAGAACCCCATCTCCAGCGCGTTCGTCATCTCCATCATGCTCATGTCGCTGATGGGCCTGAAGAACCCGCTCGTCGCGCTGATGGCGGCCACCATCCTGCTCATCTCCACCTCCGTGGGCTGCGACATGCAGCAGGACCGCTCCACCGGCTGGCGCCTGGGCACCAACCGCAACATCCAGTTCCGCTACCAGGTGATGGGCGTCATCATGGGCGCGATGCTGTGCGTGGGCCTGGCGCGCGTCTTCATGACGGCCTACCCCACCCTCGCCATCAACCAGCTCGACAACCCCAACGTCCCCGTGGGCCAGTGGGGTTCCGCGATGACGTACAAGCTGGTGGGCGCCATCCGCGACCTGGGCTCGCTGTCCGACGCCAAGGTGAAGGCGATGCTCTACGGCCTCGGCATCGGCTTCGTCATCCAGGTGCTGCGCAAGGTCGTCAACGGCCATGCCGGCTACCAGCGCTACATCAAGAGCTCGCGCGCGGGCTTCGCGCTCGGGTGGACCATGGACTCCATCGTCCTGGCCAGCCCCTATGCGCTGTCCTTCGGCGGCTTCGTGGCCTTCCCCGCCGCGATGTGGTTCGGCGCGGGCGGCGTCATCGCCTCCGTGTGGAACACCGTCACGAAGAAGCTGGCCCCGCCCGCCTCGGGCAGCCCCGCCGAGGGTGAGGCCCTCCCCGAGGACATGAGCACCATGTCCCTGGTCGGCGGCGGCCTCATCGCCGGCGAGTCCCTCTTCTTCCTCATCGTCGGGCTCGTGGGCCTCGCGTCGCTGCTGGCCTGA